From the Sphingomonas mesophila genome, one window contains:
- a CDS encoding penicillin-binding protein 1A: MPSLTAPLTAIGNRLPDLVAFNQRIRDRLDPLWRRTWLRRLTWAAVAAFLIGIVTFVYFSATLPSAQTLLAYQPPLPSNVRGYDGNPVQTFARERRVELSFDEYPPLIVNAFISAEDKTFFSHGGLDYPGLTKAVFNYTLNVGQGGRVPGGSTITQQVAKYLLQDDEYAVSRKIREMILAFRLEDTLSKEQIFELYLNSIFLGRNAYGIQAASRAYFDKDVSELTLPEAAYLAILPKAPSNYDPIRATSRALARRNYVLGEMAKNEFISDSQRVAAAAAPLGTIPYGSNEKFRQMGGYFMEEVRRDLIRRFGEKAEDGPNSVYAGGLWVRSSMVPVMQDAAAEALREGLARFDGGRGWRDTGLTIPIDGDWAAQLRSAALGTGFPDWRKAVVLAKASGSATIGFANGERGTIPAGNAQQPKKGGGGSAFSNLRPGMIVIAKKVGGETYALRSIPEIGGAFLAQEVNTGRVLAMQGGFDVVGSSYNRATQAKRQPGSAFKPIVYVTALENGMTPASILVDSPFCVWQGAGLGNKCFRNFDGRYAGPKTMRWGVEQSRNLMTVRAASQAGMPKVIENAKKLGVGDYPNYLSIALGAGDTTMLNIVNSYAVLANQGREVRPSIIDFVQDRNGKVIFRTDNRCQVMQGCKARDWNGQAMPRPPSRQRQLLDPQAAYQMVHILEGVVERGTATTLRSLDRPLFGKTGTTSGPTNVWFIGGTPEVVAGVYLGYDQPRPMGHAAQGGRVAAPVFKQWAEASLKDMPKLPFVAPEGIRMVRIDRVTGKRVFGAFPTVEDPKSSVIWEAFKPETEPRRSFRREERAEVDRRSAAAVRRPRPARAERAQRPAPPRDDFLQRQDGIY, translated from the coding sequence ATGCCAAGCCTCACTGCCCCGTTGACCGCGATCGGCAACCGCCTGCCCGATCTCGTCGCCTTCAACCAGCGGATCCGCGACCGGCTCGATCCGCTGTGGCGGCGCACCTGGCTGCGCCGGCTGACCTGGGCGGCGGTCGCGGCCTTTCTCATCGGCATCGTCACCTTCGTCTACTTCTCGGCCACGCTGCCGAGTGCGCAGACGCTGCTCGCCTATCAGCCGCCGCTGCCGAGCAACGTCCGCGGCTACGACGGCAATCCCGTCCAGACCTTCGCTCGCGAGCGCCGGGTCGAGCTGTCGTTCGACGAATACCCCCCGCTGATCGTCAACGCCTTCATCTCGGCCGAGGACAAGACCTTCTTCAGCCACGGCGGGCTCGACTATCCGGGGCTGACCAAGGCGGTGTTCAACTACACCCTCAACGTCGGCCAGGGCGGGCGCGTGCCGGGCGGATCGACGATCACCCAGCAGGTCGCCAAATATCTGCTCCAGGACGACGAATATGCCGTCAGCCGCAAGATCCGCGAGATGATCCTCGCCTTCCGGCTCGAGGATACGCTGTCGAAGGAACAGATTTTCGAGCTTTATCTCAACTCCATCTTCCTCGGCCGCAACGCCTACGGCATCCAAGCCGCCAGCCGCGCCTATTTCGACAAGGACGTCAGCGAGCTTACCCTGCCCGAAGCGGCCTATCTGGCGATCCTGCCCAAGGCGCCGTCGAACTACGATCCGATCCGCGCCACCAGCCGCGCACTCGCCCGCCGCAACTACGTGCTCGGCGAGATGGCCAAGAACGAGTTCATCAGCGACTCCCAGCGCGTTGCCGCCGCTGCTGCCCCGCTCGGCACCATTCCCTATGGAAGCAACGAGAAATTCCGCCAGATGGGCGGCTATTTCATGGAGGAGGTGCGGCGCGACCTCATCCGCCGCTTCGGCGAAAAGGCCGAGGACGGTCCCAACAGCGTCTATGCCGGCGGCCTGTGGGTGCGCAGCTCCATGGTCCCGGTGATGCAGGATGCCGCCGCAGAGGCGCTGCGAGAGGGTCTCGCGCGGTTCGACGGCGGCCGCGGCTGGCGCGACACCGGGCTGACGATCCCGATCGACGGCGACTGGGCGGCGCAGCTTCGCAGCGCGGCGCTTGGCACCGGCTTTCCCGATTGGCGCAAGGCAGTGGTCCTCGCGAAAGCCTCCGGCTCGGCGACGATCGGCTTCGCCAACGGCGAGCGCGGCACCATCCCGGCGGGCAACGCCCAGCAGCCAAAGAAGGGCGGGGGCGGGAGCGCCTTCTCCAACCTTCGGCCGGGCATGATCGTAATCGCCAAGAAGGTCGGCGGCGAGACCTATGCGCTGCGCTCGATCCCGGAGATCGGCGGCGCGTTCCTGGCGCAGGAAGTCAACACCGGCCGCGTGCTGGCGATGCAGGGCGGGTTCGACGTGGTCGGATCGTCCTACAATCGCGCCACCCAGGCCAAGCGCCAGCCGGGCTCGGCGTTCAAGCCGATCGTTTACGTCACCGCGCTCGAGAACGGCATGACGCCGGCCTCGATCTTGGTCGATTCGCCGTTTTGCGTGTGGCAGGGCGCCGGCCTCGGCAACAAATGCTTCCGTAATTTCGACGGCCGCTATGCCGGTCCCAAGACGATGCGCTGGGGGGTCGAGCAATCGCGCAACCTGATGACCGTGCGCGCCGCCTCGCAGGCCGGAATGCCGAAGGTCATCGAGAACGCCAAGAAGCTCGGGGTCGGCGATTATCCCAATTATCTGTCGATCGCGCTCGGCGCCGGCGACACCACCATGCTCAACATCGTGAATTCCTACGCCGTCCTCGCCAACCAGGGCCGCGAGGTGCGGCCGTCGATCATCGACTTCGTCCAGGACCGCAACGGCAAGGTCATCTTCCGCACCGACAACCGTTGCCAGGTGATGCAGGGCTGCAAGGCGCGCGACTGGAACGGCCAGGCGATGCCGCGTCCGCCTTCGCGCCAGCGCCAGCTGCTCGATCCGCAGGCCGCCTACCAGATGGTCCACATCCTCGAAGGCGTGGTCGAGCGCGGCACCGCGACCACGCTGCGCAGCCTCGACCGGCCGCTGTTCGGCAAGACCGGGACGACCAGCGGACCGACCAACGTGTGGTTCATCGGTGGAACGCCCGAGGTCGTCGCCGGAGTCTATCTCGGCTACGACCAGCCGCGCCCGATGGGCCATGCGGCGCAGGGCGGGCGCGTCGCGGCGCCGGTGTTCAAGCAATGGGCCGAGGCGTCCTTGAAGGACATGCCCAAGCTTCCGTTCGTCGCGCCCGAAGGCATCCGCATGGTGCGCATCGACCGGGTCACCGGCAAGCGCGTCTTCGGCGCCTTTCCGACCGTCGAAGATCCCAAGTCGTCGGTGATCTGGGAGGCGTTCAAGCCCGAAACCGAACCGCGCCGCTCGTTCCGCCGCGAGGAGCGCGCCGAGGTCGATCGCCGGTCCGCCGCCGCCGTACGGCGCCCGCGCCCGGCGCGCGCCGAGCGGGCGCAGCGGCCGGCGCCGCCGAGGGACGACTTCTTGCAAAGGCAAGACGGGATTTACTAG
- the prfB gene encoding peptide chain release factor 2 — protein MRAEAQAHIDQIKAAVQLLRRFLDWDVAHKRLAELNAKVEDPSLWDDPKAAQEVMRERRRLEEAIGATAKTESELKDTVELIEMADAEGDDGLVDDGVQALAELAERAERDKVAALLAGEADANNSYVEINSGAGGTESNDWASMLLRMYTRWGERHGMKVEMVDHHSGEQAGIKSATILIKGENAYGNLKVEGGVHRLVRISPYDSSARRHTSFASVWVYPEVDDDIDIEINESELRVDTYRASGAGGQHVNTTDSAVRITHIPTNIVVQCQNQRSQHKNRAEAMKQLKARLYEVELQRREAEADASAANKTDIGWGHQIRSYVLQPYQLVKDLRTGVTSTAPGDVLDGDLDRFMAAALSQRVTGEKVDVEDVD, from the coding sequence ATGCGCGCTGAAGCGCAAGCCCATATCGACCAGATCAAGGCGGCGGTGCAATTGCTGCGCCGCTTCCTCGACTGGGACGTCGCCCACAAAAGGCTGGCCGAGCTCAACGCCAAGGTCGAGGACCCCAGCCTGTGGGACGATCCCAAGGCCGCGCAGGAGGTGATGCGCGAGCGCCGCCGGCTCGAGGAAGCGATCGGCGCGACCGCCAAGACCGAGAGCGAGCTCAAGGATACCGTCGAGCTGATCGAGATGGCCGACGCGGAAGGGGACGACGGGCTGGTCGACGATGGCGTCCAGGCGTTGGCCGAGCTTGCCGAGCGGGCCGAGCGTGACAAGGTCGCCGCCCTGCTCGCCGGCGAAGCCGACGCCAACAACAGCTATGTCGAGATCAACAGCGGCGCCGGCGGGACCGAATCCAACGACTGGGCTTCGATGTTGCTGCGTATGTACACGCGCTGGGGCGAGCGCCACGGCATGAAGGTCGAGATGGTCGACCATCATTCGGGCGAGCAGGCCGGGATCAAGTCGGCCACGATCCTGATCAAGGGCGAGAACGCCTATGGCAATCTCAAGGTCGAGGGCGGAGTCCACCGGCTGGTCCGGATCAGCCCCTACGACAGCTCGGCGCGGCGCCACACCAGCTTTGCCAGCGTGTGGGTCTATCCCGAGGTCGACGACGACATCGACATCGAGATCAACGAGAGCGAGCTCAGGGTCGACACCTATCGCGCCAGCGGCGCCGGTGGCCAGCACGTCAACACGACGGACAGCGCGGTGCGGATCACCCACATCCCCACCAACATCGTCGTCCAGTGTCAGAACCAGCGCAGCCAGCACAAGAACCGCGCGGAGGCGATGAAGCAGCTCAAGGCCCGCCTTTACGAGGTCGAGCTTCAGCGGCGCGAAGCGGAGGCCGACGCCAGCGCGGCCAACAAGACGGACATCGGCTGGGGCCACCAGATCCGTTCCTACGTCCTGCAGCCCTATCAGCTGGTCAAGGACCTTAGGACCGGAGTCACCTCGACCGCGCCAGGCGACGTGCTCGACGGCGATCTCGACCGGTTCATGGCCGCCGCGCTGTCGCAGCGGGTGACCGGCGAAAAGGTCGACGTCGAAGATGTCGACTAG
- a CDS encoding methyltransferase domain-containing protein — translation MSTRLVLFLFAAAALGACRGEEPDVFPEAHRPVAPIISDAFSTEDARDRVGEADAVIAFAGVKPGMSVADIGAGEGYYTVRLSPVVGPRGRVLAQDIDADTRDRLALRVQREGLDNVSVRLGLPADPRLPPASFDRIFLVHMYHEVTEPYAFLWHLVAGLKPGGLVVVVDADRPVERHGMPPAQLDCELGSIGLERVARAPVVGTDSYMAAYRAARPRPRPAAITPCK, via the coding sequence ATGTCGACTAGGCTCGTCCTCTTCCTCTTCGCGGCAGCCGCGCTCGGCGCGTGCCGCGGCGAGGAGCCGGACGTCTTTCCGGAAGCCCACCGCCCGGTCGCACCGATCATATCCGACGCCTTCTCGACCGAGGATGCGCGTGACCGGGTCGGCGAGGCGGATGCGGTGATCGCCTTTGCCGGGGTGAAGCCGGGCATGTCGGTCGCCGACATCGGCGCCGGCGAGGGCTATTACACCGTGCGCCTGTCGCCCGTGGTCGGACCGCGCGGGCGCGTATTGGCGCAGGACATCGACGCCGATACCCGCGACCGTCTCGCGCTCCGGGTCCAGCGCGAAGGGCTCGACAATGTGTCGGTGCGCCTCGGCCTGCCCGCCGACCCGCGGCTTCCGCCCGCCAGCTTCGATCGGATCTTCCTCGTCCACATGTACCATGAGGTGACCGAGCCCTACGCCTTCCTTTGGCACCTCGTCGCCGGGCTCAAGCCGGGCGGGCTGGTGGTGGTGGTCGACGCCGACCGACCGGTCGAACGCCACGGCATGCCGCCGGCCCAGCTCGATTGCGAACTCGGTTCGATCGGGCTCGAACGAGTCGCCCGCGCGCCGGTGGTCGGGACGGACAGCTACATGGCGGCTTATCGTGCCGCTCGCCCGCGACCGCGGCCGGCGGCGATCACACCTTGCAAGTGA
- a CDS encoding JAB domain-containing protein encodes MFYQRAESLRLDGLEAARRFFAGLLAESDPMREHLWIAHVDDAARCVHLSRHDGAETGATVPLRQILVDAALHGSSGLLLAHNHPSGDATPSAEDCAVTRRLSLVGEAMDLTVVDHLVIAGTDYRSMRAMGLL; translated from the coding sequence ATGTTCTATCAGCGTGCCGAATCGCTGCGGTTGGACGGGCTTGAGGCGGCCCGGCGGTTCTTCGCCGGGCTTCTCGCCGAGAGCGACCCGATGCGCGAGCATCTGTGGATCGCCCACGTCGACGATGCGGCGCGCTGCGTCCACCTCAGCCGCCATGACGGGGCCGAGACCGGCGCAACCGTTCCGCTCCGGCAGATCCTGGTCGACGCTGCGCTCCACGGCAGCAGCGGCCTGCTGCTCGCGCACAACCACCCCTCCGGCGACGCCACGCCGAGCGCGGAGGATTGCGCGGTCACGCGGCGGCTCTCGCTGGTCGGCGAGGCGATGGACCTCACGGTGGTCGACCATCTGGTGATCGCCGGGACCGACTACCGGTCGATGCGGGCGATGGGGCTGCTTTAA
- a CDS encoding thymidylate synthase — MRQYLDLMARVLAEGVPQADRTGTGTLSLFGAQMRFDLADGFPLVTTKKLHLRSIIVELLWFLKGDTNVRWLQENKVSIWDEWADEAGDLGPVYGKQWRRWEAADGREIDQIAGLVETIRKDPTSRRQIVTAWNPGEIGQMALAPCHCLFQTQVAAGRLNLQLYQRSADLFLGVPFNIASYALLTHMLARECGLEPGVFVWTGGDVHLYSNHLDQARLQLSREPRELPRLVIAERGQGLFDYQPGDFSFEGYEPHPHISAPVAV; from the coding sequence ATGCGTCAATATCTCGATCTGATGGCGCGGGTGCTCGCCGAGGGCGTCCCGCAGGCCGACCGCACCGGCACCGGAACGCTGAGCCTGTTCGGGGCGCAGATGCGCTTCGACCTCGCCGACGGCTTCCCGCTGGTAACGACCAAGAAGCTGCACTTGCGGTCGATCATCGTCGAATTGCTGTGGTTCCTGAAGGGCGACACCAACGTCCGCTGGCTGCAGGAGAACAAGGTCAGCATCTGGGACGAATGGGCCGACGAAGCGGGCGACCTCGGTCCGGTCTACGGCAAGCAGTGGCGGCGCTGGGAAGCCGCCGACGGGCGCGAGATCGACCAGATCGCAGGCTTGGTCGAGACCATCCGCAAGGACCCGACGTCGCGGCGCCAGATCGTCACCGCCTGGAACCCCGGCGAGATCGGCCAGATGGCGCTGGCGCCGTGCCACTGCCTGTTCCAAACCCAGGTTGCGGCGGGCCGCCTCAACCTCCAGCTCTATCAGCGCAGCGCCGACCTTTTCCTCGGCGTGCCGTTCAACATTGCCTCCTACGCCCTGCTGACCCACATGCTGGCGCGCGAATGCGGGCTCGAGCCGGGGGTATTCGTGTGGACCGGGGGCGACGTCCACCTCTATTCCAACCACCTCGATCAGGCGCGGCTGCAGTTGAGCCGCGAGCCGCGCGAGTTGCCCAGGCTGGTCATCGCCGAGCGCGGGCAGGGGCTGTTCGACTATCAGCCCGGCGACTTCTCTTTCGAGGGCTACGAGCCCCATCCCCACATTTCCGCGCCGGTCGCGGTTTGA
- a CDS encoding entericidin A/B family lipoprotein, producing the protein MLRKVTTMMLISSGLILAACNTVRGAGEDVKSVANCTENAINNGQC; encoded by the coding sequence ATGCTTCGTAAAGTGACCACCATGATGCTGATTTCGAGCGGGCTCATCCTCGCCGCCTGCAACACCGTCCGCGGCGCCGGTGAGGACGTCAAATCGGTCGCCAACTGCACCGAGAACGCGATCAACAACGGCCAGTGCTAA
- a CDS encoding DUF305 domain-containing protein codes for MLVGTTLAALAAPAFAVPIVQPGAPGAAPRILTPEEASRVANTRFTAADVEFMGAMLHHHRQAVEMAELAPSGTANKPILELANRILASQRDEMKFMTAWLAARGVTPPPMAAGHHHHGAITMAGMASPEQMARLRAAKGREFDRLFLQLMTAHHAGALKMVEELLESPGAAYDPVLYQFTSDVKNEQSAEIKRMDALAATLAADPREGLKPGFRNAGQAISNLTLVAALPKPPGFFDPVNPANLPPPKAKKGVKPTLDPFRDDGQLNDKTEWSDRSPLLSFAQTDMAFAGDRLFVGNYHGFNTYRLGSDGVPVQLGSVVCAGGQGDVSVIGNLLIMSVEQNRGRLDCGAQGVADDVSRERFRGIRIFDISDIARPRQVGLVQTCRGSHTHSIVKGPEGDGRILVYVSGTANVRKREELAGCVPEASGNSSYFRIDVVEIPVANPAAARIVDSPAVFADPRTGELAGLWRGGDHGKDTQETRLTDQCHDITVLPARKLAAGACAGNGIIFDISDPMKPRRIDVVADPGFAYWHSATFNNDGSKVIFTDEWGGGSRPRCRNQDRRDWGANALYDVVDGKLVRRATYKLAAAQSETENCVAHNGSLIPVPGRDIMVQAWYQGGISVFDFTNSAAPTEIGYFDRGPIDAKRDVLGGHWSAYYYRGRIYATEIARGLDVLALKPSAMLSANEIAAAALADVGPSFNPQQQYPVRWPAVTVVARAYADQLRRAGTLDPAFGARLEAALADTDARLAQSARDASLAARLTALAAETRHAGLAETLRQIAARIN; via the coding sequence TTGCTTGTTGGAACCACGCTTGCGGCGCTTGCCGCCCCAGCTTTTGCCGTCCCGATCGTCCAGCCCGGAGCGCCCGGCGCGGCGCCGCGCATTTTGACGCCGGAGGAAGCATCCCGGGTCGCCAACACCCGCTTCACCGCTGCCGACGTGGAGTTCATGGGCGCGATGCTCCACCATCACCGCCAGGCGGTGGAGATGGCCGAGCTGGCGCCATCGGGCACCGCTAACAAGCCGATCCTCGAGCTCGCCAACCGGATCCTCGCCTCGCAGCGCGACGAGATGAAGTTCATGACGGCGTGGCTCGCCGCGCGCGGGGTGACGCCGCCGCCGATGGCCGCCGGCCACCATCATCATGGCGCAATCACCATGGCGGGAATGGCCAGCCCCGAGCAGATGGCGCGGCTGCGCGCCGCCAAGGGCCGCGAATTCGACCGCTTGTTCCTCCAGCTGATGACCGCGCACCACGCCGGCGCGCTGAAGATGGTCGAGGAACTGCTCGAAAGCCCCGGCGCGGCCTATGACCCGGTGCTGTATCAGTTCACCAGCGACGTGAAGAACGAGCAGAGCGCCGAGATCAAGCGCATGGACGCGCTCGCCGCGACCCTCGCCGCCGATCCGCGCGAGGGCCTCAAGCCGGGCTTCCGCAATGCGGGCCAGGCGATTTCCAACCTGACGCTGGTCGCGGCCCTGCCCAAGCCGCCGGGCTTCTTCGACCCGGTCAATCCCGCCAATTTGCCGCCGCCGAAGGCGAAGAAGGGCGTCAAGCCGACGCTCGATCCATTCCGCGACGACGGCCAGTTGAACGACAAGACCGAATGGAGCGACCGCTCGCCGCTGCTGAGCTTCGCCCAGACCGACATGGCGTTCGCCGGCGACCGGCTGTTCGTCGGCAATTACCACGGCTTCAATACTTACCGGCTCGGCTCCGACGGGGTTCCGGTCCAGCTCGGCTCGGTGGTCTGCGCCGGCGGCCAGGGCGACGTGTCGGTGATCGGCAACCTGCTGATCATGTCGGTCGAGCAGAACCGCGGGCGGCTCGACTGCGGCGCTCAGGGCGTCGCCGACGACGTCAGCCGCGAGCGCTTCCGCGGCATCCGCATCTTCGACATTTCCGACATCGCCCGGCCGCGCCAGGTCGGGCTGGTCCAGACCTGCCGCGGAAGTCACACCCATTCGATCGTCAAGGGACCGGAGGGCGACGGGCGGATCCTGGTCTATGTCTCGGGCACCGCCAACGTGCGCAAGCGCGAGGAGCTTGCCGGCTGCGTCCCCGAAGCGTCGGGCAACAGCAGCTATTTCCGGATCGACGTGGTCGAGATCCCGGTCGCCAATCCGGCCGCGGCGCGGATCGTCGACAGCCCGGCGGTGTTCGCCGACCCGCGCACCGGCGAGCTTGCCGGACTGTGGCGCGGCGGCGATCATGGCAAGGACACGCAGGAAACGCGGCTCACCGACCAGTGCCACGACATCACAGTGCTGCCGGCGCGCAAGCTCGCCGCCGGCGCCTGCGCGGGCAACGGCATCATCTTCGACATCTCCGACCCGATGAAGCCCCGCCGGATCGACGTCGTCGCCGATCCCGGCTTCGCGTACTGGCATTCGGCGACCTTCAACAATGACGGCAGCAAGGTCATCTTCACCGACGAATGGGGCGGCGGGTCGCGCCCGCGCTGCCGCAACCAGGACCGCCGCGACTGGGGCGCCAATGCACTATACGACGTGGTCGACGGCAAGCTCGTCCGCCGCGCCACCTACAAGCTCGCCGCGGCCCAGTCGGAGACCGAAAATTGCGTCGCCCACAACGGCTCGCTGATCCCGGTGCCGGGCCGCGATATCATGGTCCAGGCGTGGTACCAGGGCGGGATTTCGGTGTTCGATTTCACCAACAGCGCCGCGCCGACCGAGATCGGGTACTTCGACCGCGGCCCGATCGATGCCAAGCGCGACGTGCTCGGCGGGCACTGGTCGGCCTATTATTACCGCGGGCGGATCTACGCGACCGAGATCGCGCGCGGGCTCGACGTGCTGGCGCTCAAGCCCAGCGCGATGCTCAGCGCAAATGAGATCGCCGCCGCCGCGCTGGCCGACGTCGGTCCGAGCTTCAACCCACAGCAGCAATATCCGGTGCGCTGGCCGGCCGTCACGGTCGTCGCCCGCGCCTACGCCGACCAGCTGCGCCGCGCGGGAACGCTCGACCCGGCGTTCGGCGCCCGTCTCGAAGCCGCGCTTGCCGACACCGACGCCCGGCTCGCGCAGAGCGCCCGGGACGCGTCCCTCGCCGCCCGCCTTACCGCGCTCGCCGCCGAAACCCGCCACGCGGGGCTGGCCGAGACGCTACGGCAGATCGCCGCTCGGATAAACTGA